A DNA window from Coffea arabica cultivar ET-39 chromosome 6c, Coffea Arabica ET-39 HiFi, whole genome shotgun sequence contains the following coding sequences:
- the LOC113691506 gene encoding uncharacterized protein isoform X2: MTLSLLSLLKSGFTPTLKDFNNFLFFLSQTQKSKFILYLFSQISSNKIKGNSQTLTIFTKALLKEQKYEEALHFLRTHMGRTKILDQNRIFETLIQGFCRKENDPEKGLYVLRDFLKIGEGIIEEAFRKYREMVNAKVKMDVVAYTVLIDGVSKQGNVEKAVGFLSKMIKNGVKPNLITFAAIMFGFCKRGKLKEAFAFFKMVEFFAIEVDEFTYAILIDGVCRKGDFDCAFRLLDEMDNKGIKPSIVTYNTIINGLCKAGRTSEADDISKSIVGDVFTYSTLLHGYVGENNAAGMLQTKKRFEAAGISPDVAMCNILIKALFMIGLFEDALIIYKGMPEMDLTANSVTYCTMIDGYCKAGRIDQALEIFDQFRRTPYSSSTACYDCIIHGLCKNGMVDMAIEVFMELVERNLSVDMMLFMRLVNVTCDTKGAGEASYLVQRMTNIGGDLVEVLCNNAISILYWKGSSDIMFDVFMVTRTNGLMLMSKPYYLILKTFLRDGKNFLTRIILTMFLKQCGMNEPRVGRILLDYMCMNDVNKALKFLRQMNENLSSVTLSASVLETLRKNGRALDAYKLIVGGQDKLPDMDMFRYTSITSGLCKEGHLGEALDLCDFARNKGISLSIATYNAVINGLCRQGCLVEALRLFDSLQDINLIPTETTYAILINSLSKEGLLVDARRLFDSMSCMNIKPNTRVYNSLINGYCKLGQIQEALKLFSDLEVVDHKPDEFTVSAVIYAYCQKGDSEGALWFFSEFKIKGILPDFLGFMYLIRGLVDKGRMEESRTILREMLQAKSVTDLLNTIDTEVDMEHVQNFLVILCERGSIQEAVAILDEIGSMSFPVGKRSISNDASAKREPHDMTLANTTKSESFTCTTENYLDHRAPNDEKLENVSETCSCQDEKISGFLDFDSSYELTASLCSKGEIRKANKLVEMISGFL; the protein is encoded by the exons ATGACTCTATCACTCCTTTCTCTTCTAAAAAGTGGTTTCACTCCAACACTCAAGGACTTCAACAActtccttttcttcctctcccaaacccaaaaatcaaaattcattctttatttATTCTCCCAAATTAGCTCAAACAAAATCAAAGGAAACTCCCAAACACTGACAATCTTCACTAAAGCTCTACTCAAAGAGCAGAAATATGAAGAAGCTCTACATTTCTTGAGAACCCACATGGGGAGAACCAAGATTCTTGATCAAAATCGAATCTTTGAGACTTTAATTCAAGGTTTCTGCAGAAAGGAGAATGATCCTGAAAAGGGTCTTTACGTATTGCGAGATTTCTTGAAGATTGGTG AAGGAATAATTGAGGAAGCATTTCGAAAATACAGAGAGATGGTTAATGCGAAAGTGAAAATGGATGTGGTAGCTTATACTGTGCTTATAGATGGGGTTTCGAAGCAAggaaatgtagaaaaggcagtTGGGTTCTTAAGTAAGATGATAAAGAATGGAGTGAAGCCGAATTTAATTACTTTTGCTGCAATCATGTTTGGATTCTGCAAGAGAGGGAAATTGAAGGAGGCATTTGCTTTCTTCAAGATGGTTGAGTTTTTTGCCATAGAGGTGGATGAATTTACCTATGCAATATTAATTGACGGGGTTTGCAGGAAGGGCGATTTTGATTGTGCTTTCAGGCTTCTTGATGAGATGGACAACAAGGGTATCAAGCCTAGTATTGTCACATACAACACTATTATTAATGGATTGTGCAAAGCTGGAAGGACTTCTGAAGCAGATGATATCTCAAAAAGCATAGTTGGAGATGTTTTCACATATAGTACTCTATTACATGGCTATGTAGGAGAAAACAATGCTGCAGGAATGTTACAAACTAAAAAGAGATTTGAAGCAGCTGGAATATCTCCTGATGTTGCCATGTGCAACATACTTATCAAAGCCTTATTTATGATTGGGCTATTTGAGGACGCCCTTATCATTTACAAAGGAATGCCAGAAATGGACTTGACTGCAAATTCTGTTACTTATTGCACTATGATCGATGGCTACTGTAAAGCAGGAAGGATTGATCAGGCACTTgagatatttgatcaatttagaAGGACGCCATATTCTTCGTCAACTGCATGTTATGATTGTATTATTCATGGGCTCTGCAAGAATGGTATGGTTGATATGGCGATTGAGGTGTTCATGGAGCTGGTTGAAAGAAACTTGTCAGTAGATATGATGCTGTTTATGAGGTTGGTGAATGTGACCTGTGATACTAAAGGTGCAGGAGAAGCTTCCTATTTGGTTCAAAGAATGACAAATATTGGTGGTGATTTAGTTGAAGTTTTATGTAACAATGCCATTAGTATCCTGTATTGGAAGGGTTCTTCTGACATAATGTTTGATGTCTTCATGGTGACGAGGACAAATGGACTCATGCTGATGAGCAAGCCCTACTACCTAATCTTGAAAACTTTTTTAAGAGATggtaaaaattttttaactcGAATCATATTGACTATGTTTCTTAAACAATGTGGCATGAATGAACCTAGGGTAGGCAGAATCCTATTAGATTACATGTGCATGAATGATGTCAATAAGGCTCTTAAGTTTCTCAGACAGATGAATGAGAACTTGTCAAGTGTCACTCTTTCTGCAAGTGTTCTTGAGACACTGAGGAAAAATGGTAGGGCTTTGGATGCATACAAGCTGATTGTGGGAGGACAAGACAAATTACCTGATATGGATATGTTTAGGTACACTAGCATAACTAGTGGACTCTGCAAAGAGGGACATCTTGGTGAGGCCTTAGATCTCTGTGATTTTGCAAGGAATAAGGGAATTTCTCTCAGCATTGCAACTTATAATGCAGTTATTAATGGACTGTGTCGTCAAGGGTGTCTTGTTGAAGCTCTAAGGTTATTTGATTCGTTGcaggacattaatttgattcCTACAGAAACCACATATGCTATACTCATAAACTCGCTCTCGAAAGAAGGACTCTTAGTGGATGCTAGAAGGCTATTTGACAGCATGTCATGTATGAACATTAAGCCCAATACTCGTGTTTATAACTCTCTGATCAATGGTTATTGCAAGTTAGGTCAAATACAGGAAGCTCTAAAACTGTTTTCTGATCTGGAAGTAGTAGACCATAAGCCGGATGAGTTTACTGTCAGTGCAGTTATCTATGCATATTGCCAAAAGGGTGACAGTGAAGGAGCACTGTGGTTCTTTTCGGAGTTCAAGATAAAGGGGATATTACCAGATTTCCTAGGTTTCATGTATTTAATAAGAGGCCTTGTTGATAAAGGAAGGATGGAAGAATCTCGAACCATTTTAAGGGAGATGCTTCAAGCAAAATCAGTGACTGATCTTCTGAATACAATTGACACGGAAGTTGACATGGAGCATGtgcaaaattttcttgttatttTGTGTGAAAGAGGAAGTATACAGGAGGCTGTTGCCATCCTTGATGAAATTGGATCCATGTCTTTTCCTGTTGGAAAGAGATCTATTTCTAATGATGCATCTGCAAAACGTGAGCCACATGATATGACGTTGGCTAATACAACAAAATCTGAATCATTCACCTGCACTACTGAGAATTATTTGGACCATAGAGCACCCAATGATGAGAAACTAGAAAACGTTTCTGAGACTTGCAGTTGTCAGGATGAGAAAATATCTGGATTCCTGGACTTTGATTCTTCCTATGAGCTTACTGCTTCACTGTGCTCAAAAGGGGAGATCAGAAAAGCAAATAAATTGGTGGAAATGATCTCTGGTTTCTTGTAG
- the LOC113691506 gene encoding pentatricopeptide repeat-containing protein At5g57250, mitochondrial-like isoform X1 → MTLSLLSLLKSGFTPTLKDFNNFLFFLSQTQKSKFILYLFSQISSNKIKGNSQTLTIFTKALLKEQKYEEALHFLRTHMGRTKILDQNRIFETLIQGFCRKENDPEKGLYVLRDFLKIGGILPSSFTFCCLIHSFSSQGKMDRVIEVLELMSSGEVNYPFDNFVCSSVIYGFVKIGKPELAVGFYENAVNSGALKANIVTYTALLSAYFRLGRIEEASKMVARMENDGLSFDVVFYSNWIYEYFTEGIIEEAFRKYREMVNAKVKMDVVAYTVLIDGVSKQGNVEKAVGFLSKMIKNGVKPNLITFAAIMFGFCKRGKLKEAFAFFKMVEFFAIEVDEFTYAILIDGVCRKGDFDCAFRLLDEMDNKGIKPSIVTYNTIINGLCKAGRTSEADDISKSIVGDVFTYSTLLHGYVGENNAAGMLQTKKRFEAAGISPDVAMCNILIKALFMIGLFEDALIIYKGMPEMDLTANSVTYCTMIDGYCKAGRIDQALEIFDQFRRTPYSSSTACYDCIIHGLCKNGMVDMAIEVFMELVERNLSVDMMLFMRLVNVTCDTKGAGEASYLVQRMTNIGGDLVEVLCNNAISILYWKGSSDIMFDVFMVTRTNGLMLMSKPYYLILKTFLRDGKNFLTRIILTMFLKQCGMNEPRVGRILLDYMCMNDVNKALKFLRQMNENLSSVTLSASVLETLRKNGRALDAYKLIVGGQDKLPDMDMFRYTSITSGLCKEGHLGEALDLCDFARNKGISLSIATYNAVINGLCRQGCLVEALRLFDSLQDINLIPTETTYAILINSLSKEGLLVDARRLFDSMSCMNIKPNTRVYNSLINGYCKLGQIQEALKLFSDLEVVDHKPDEFTVSAVIYAYCQKGDSEGALWFFSEFKIKGILPDFLGFMYLIRGLVDKGRMEESRTILREMLQAKSVTDLLNTIDTEVDMEHVQNFLVILCERGSIQEAVAILDEIGSMSFPVGKRSISNDASAKREPHDMTLANTTKSESFTCTTENYLDHRAPNDEKLENVSETCSCQDEKISGFLDFDSSYELTASLCSKGEIRKANKLVEMISGFL, encoded by the coding sequence ATGACTCTATCACTCCTTTCTCTTCTAAAAAGTGGTTTCACTCCAACACTCAAGGACTTCAACAActtccttttcttcctctcccaaacccaaaaatcaaaattcattctttatttATTCTCCCAAATTAGCTCAAACAAAATCAAAGGAAACTCCCAAACACTGACAATCTTCACTAAAGCTCTACTCAAAGAGCAGAAATATGAAGAAGCTCTACATTTCTTGAGAACCCACATGGGGAGAACCAAGATTCTTGATCAAAATCGAATCTTTGAGACTTTAATTCAAGGTTTCTGCAGAAAGGAGAATGATCCTGAAAAGGGTCTTTACGTATTGCGAGATTTCTTGAAGATTGGTGGTATTTTGCCttcttcttttactttttgttgtTTGATTCATAGTTTTAGTTCTCAGGGGAAGATGGATAGAGTTATTGAAGTGTTAGAGTTGATGAGTAGTGGGGAAGTTAATTATCCTTTTGATAATTTTGTATGTAGTTCTGTAATTTATGGTTTTGTGAAGATTGGGAAGCCTGAACTTGCAGTCGGGTTTTATGAGAATGCTGTAAATTCAGGTGCTTTGAAGGCTAATATTGTTACTTATACAGCTCTTTTGAGTGCTTATTTTAGGCTTGGTAGGATTGAGGAGGCTTCCAAAATGGTAGctagaatggaaaatgatggaTTGTCATTCGATGTTGTATTTTATAGTAATTGGATTTATGAATATTTTACAGAAGGAATAATTGAGGAAGCATTTCGAAAATACAGAGAGATGGTTAATGCGAAAGTGAAAATGGATGTGGTAGCTTATACTGTGCTTATAGATGGGGTTTCGAAGCAAggaaatgtagaaaaggcagtTGGGTTCTTAAGTAAGATGATAAAGAATGGAGTGAAGCCGAATTTAATTACTTTTGCTGCAATCATGTTTGGATTCTGCAAGAGAGGGAAATTGAAGGAGGCATTTGCTTTCTTCAAGATGGTTGAGTTTTTTGCCATAGAGGTGGATGAATTTACCTATGCAATATTAATTGACGGGGTTTGCAGGAAGGGCGATTTTGATTGTGCTTTCAGGCTTCTTGATGAGATGGACAACAAGGGTATCAAGCCTAGTATTGTCACATACAACACTATTATTAATGGATTGTGCAAAGCTGGAAGGACTTCTGAAGCAGATGATATCTCAAAAAGCATAGTTGGAGATGTTTTCACATATAGTACTCTATTACATGGCTATGTAGGAGAAAACAATGCTGCAGGAATGTTACAAACTAAAAAGAGATTTGAAGCAGCTGGAATATCTCCTGATGTTGCCATGTGCAACATACTTATCAAAGCCTTATTTATGATTGGGCTATTTGAGGACGCCCTTATCATTTACAAAGGAATGCCAGAAATGGACTTGACTGCAAATTCTGTTACTTATTGCACTATGATCGATGGCTACTGTAAAGCAGGAAGGATTGATCAGGCACTTgagatatttgatcaatttagaAGGACGCCATATTCTTCGTCAACTGCATGTTATGATTGTATTATTCATGGGCTCTGCAAGAATGGTATGGTTGATATGGCGATTGAGGTGTTCATGGAGCTGGTTGAAAGAAACTTGTCAGTAGATATGATGCTGTTTATGAGGTTGGTGAATGTGACCTGTGATACTAAAGGTGCAGGAGAAGCTTCCTATTTGGTTCAAAGAATGACAAATATTGGTGGTGATTTAGTTGAAGTTTTATGTAACAATGCCATTAGTATCCTGTATTGGAAGGGTTCTTCTGACATAATGTTTGATGTCTTCATGGTGACGAGGACAAATGGACTCATGCTGATGAGCAAGCCCTACTACCTAATCTTGAAAACTTTTTTAAGAGATggtaaaaattttttaactcGAATCATATTGACTATGTTTCTTAAACAATGTGGCATGAATGAACCTAGGGTAGGCAGAATCCTATTAGATTACATGTGCATGAATGATGTCAATAAGGCTCTTAAGTTTCTCAGACAGATGAATGAGAACTTGTCAAGTGTCACTCTTTCTGCAAGTGTTCTTGAGACACTGAGGAAAAATGGTAGGGCTTTGGATGCATACAAGCTGATTGTGGGAGGACAAGACAAATTACCTGATATGGATATGTTTAGGTACACTAGCATAACTAGTGGACTCTGCAAAGAGGGACATCTTGGTGAGGCCTTAGATCTCTGTGATTTTGCAAGGAATAAGGGAATTTCTCTCAGCATTGCAACTTATAATGCAGTTATTAATGGACTGTGTCGTCAAGGGTGTCTTGTTGAAGCTCTAAGGTTATTTGATTCGTTGcaggacattaatttgattcCTACAGAAACCACATATGCTATACTCATAAACTCGCTCTCGAAAGAAGGACTCTTAGTGGATGCTAGAAGGCTATTTGACAGCATGTCATGTATGAACATTAAGCCCAATACTCGTGTTTATAACTCTCTGATCAATGGTTATTGCAAGTTAGGTCAAATACAGGAAGCTCTAAAACTGTTTTCTGATCTGGAAGTAGTAGACCATAAGCCGGATGAGTTTACTGTCAGTGCAGTTATCTATGCATATTGCCAAAAGGGTGACAGTGAAGGAGCACTGTGGTTCTTTTCGGAGTTCAAGATAAAGGGGATATTACCAGATTTCCTAGGTTTCATGTATTTAATAAGAGGCCTTGTTGATAAAGGAAGGATGGAAGAATCTCGAACCATTTTAAGGGAGATGCTTCAAGCAAAATCAGTGACTGATCTTCTGAATACAATTGACACGGAAGTTGACATGGAGCATGtgcaaaattttcttgttatttTGTGTGAAAGAGGAAGTATACAGGAGGCTGTTGCCATCCTTGATGAAATTGGATCCATGTCTTTTCCTGTTGGAAAGAGATCTATTTCTAATGATGCATCTGCAAAACGTGAGCCACATGATATGACGTTGGCTAATACAACAAAATCTGAATCATTCACCTGCACTACTGAGAATTATTTGGACCATAGAGCACCCAATGATGAGAAACTAGAAAACGTTTCTGAGACTTGCAGTTGTCAGGATGAGAAAATATCTGGATTCCTGGACTTTGATTCTTCCTATGAGCTTACTGCTTCACTGTGCTCAAAAGGGGAGATCAGAAAAGCAAATAAATTGGTGGAAATGATCTCTGGTTTCTTGTAG
- the LOC140008821 gene encoding uncharacterized protein — protein MAEFAYNSSVNRLTGYSPFEAVTGNNPRKPIDLLPLPVSARPSAEAEAFPKHILDIHDEVRRRIATSNERYKAHTDLKKIFAEFEEGDYGPFKVLKKISSNAYVLELSDDMGISNVFNIEDLTAYDGHLDDSAGGTSKVALPPPTRLHEAIEDVLDHQIVSTRGGGYQKFLVHWRGQPRTDCTWITESEFQKLNPDFYERYQAINSPGSSLLKPRRDDRDRWQKSTKVYRRHGKDVSNAQALIWHAFDDKERTWELV, from the exons ATGGCAGAATTTGCTTACAATAGTTCAGTGAATCGATTGACTGGTTATAGTCCTTTTGAGGCTGTAACGGGAAATAATCCTCGCAAACCAATTGATTTGCTTCCATTACCAGTTAGTGCTCGTCCAAGCGCCGAAGCTGAGGCTTTTCCTAAGCACATTTTGGATATACATGATGAAGTTCGACGCCGGATTGCTACCAGCAATGAAAGATACAAAGCACATACAGATTTGAAGAAGATATTTGCAGAATTTGAAGAAGGGGATTATG GTCCTTTCAAGGTTCTCAAGAAAATCAGCTCAAATGCTTATGTTCTTGAGTTATCAGATGATATGGGGATTAGCAATGTGTTCAATATTGAAGATTTGACTGCTTATGATGGGCATTTAGATGATTCAGCAGGTGGGACTTCTAAGGTTGCTCTTCCACCTCCTACACGCTTACATGAAGCAATTGAAGATGTTCTTGACCACCAAATTGTGTCCACTAGAGGGGGTGGCTACCAAAAATTTCTTGTTCATTGGAGGGGACAACCACGCACAGATTGTACATGGATTACCGAATCTGAATTTCAGAAGTTGAATCCAGATTTCTATGAGAGGTATCAGGCCATTAACTCGCCGGGGTCGAGTCTTCTCAAGCCGAGGAGAGATGATAGAGATAGGTGGCAAAAATCCACTAAGGTTTATAGGAGACATGGGAAGGATGTGTCGAATGCCCAAGCATTGATTTGGCATGCTTTTGATGACAAGGAACGAACTTGGGAGCTCGTTTGA